From Triticum urartu cultivar G1812 chromosome 2, Tu2.1, whole genome shotgun sequence, a single genomic window includes:
- the LOC125538855 gene encoding cell division control protein 48 homolog B — translation MGEVMAARSRGGANGEDGEPVARWRAEEAVAGNRMALQALRELVIYPFLYARQSRLLGLKWPRGLLLYGPPGTGKTSLVQAIVRECSAHLTMINTYSVHKAHAGEGEKFLREAFSEAYSQASQGRPAIIFIDELDAICPRRNSRREQESRIVGQLLTLMDGNKKSSKKLPHVVVVASTNRVDAIDPALRRPGRFDSEIEVTVPTVEERLQILKLYSKNLHLDENVDLQIIAGWCNGYVGADLEALCREAARLAYRRLSNSSEDGKVLTLLMEDWESAKSQIKASMIRGVTKEAPTVSWDDIGGLKDLKKKLQQAVEWPIKHATAFARLGISPVRGVLLHGPPGCSKTTLAKAAAHAAQASFFSLSGAELYSKYVGEGEALLRRTFQRARLSSPSIIFFDEADAIAPKRTGPSGDSGNATVGERLLSTLLTEMDGLELATGIIVLAATNRPKAIDAALLRPGRFDMVLYVPPPDAQGRHEILRIHTRKMKLGEDVDLGEIAERTELFTGADLEGLCREAGMAALREDLSASSIHKAHFEAAIRSLRPSLTKAEVDEYAAAAIHGPSAENIRI, via the exons ATGGGCGAGGTAATGGCCGCACGGAGCAGAGGCGGCGCTAATGGGGAGGACGGCGAGCCGGTTGCACGTTGGCGAGCGGAGGAGGCTGTCGCCGGGAACCGTATGGCCCTCCAGGCTCTCCGGGAGCTCGTGATTTATCCCTTCCTCTACGCTCGCCAGTCCCGCCTGCTCGGGCTTAAG TGGCCCAGAGGATTGCTGCTCTACGGCCCCCCTGGGACAGGAAAG ACAAGCCTGGTTCAAGCCATCGTTCGAGAATGCAGTGCCCACCTGACAATGATCAA TACGTATTCTGTGCATAAAGCTCATGCTGGAGAGGGTGAGAAGTTCCTGCGTGAAGCTTTCTCTGAAGCGTACTCTCAGGCGTCACAGGGCAGACCGGCCATTATTTTCATCGATGAACTGGATGCTATATGTCCACGCCGTAACAGTAG GAGAGAGCAAGAATCCCGCATTGTTGGTCAGCTGCTAACTCTGATGGATGGAAATAAGAAATCGTCGAAGAAGCTTCCTCACGTAGTTGTTGTCGCGTCAACTAACAG GGTGGATGCCATCGATCCAGCATTGAGAAGGCCAGGACGTTTTGACTCAGAGATAGAGGTCACTGTTCCTACGGTAGAAGAAAGGCTGCAGATTCTTAAG CTTTATTCCAAAAATCTGCATCTTGATGAAAATGTTGATCTTCAAATTATCGCTGGATGGTGCAATGGTTATGTTGGTGCTGATCTAGAAGCTCTGTGTCGAGAAGCTGCCAGACTTGCTTATCGGAGATTGTCAAACTCATCCGAGGATGGGAAGGTGCTCACACTACTCATGGAAGATTGGGAGTCTGCGAAATCTCAGATCAAAGCAAGCATGATAAGAGGGGTAACTAAAGAAGCTCCAACTGTTTCATGGGATGATATAGGAGGTTTGAAAGATCTAAAG AAAAAGCTTCAGCAAGCTGTTGAGTGGCCCATCAAGCATGCCACTGCCTTTGCAAGACTGGGGATATCACCAGTTCGTGGTGTGCTTTTGCATGGTCCTCCAGGGTGCTCCAAGACTACCCTTGCCAAGGCTGCAGCACATGCTGCCCAAGCTTCTTTCTTTTCTTTGAG TGGTGCAGAACTATACTCGAAATATGTTGGAGAAGGTGAAGCTTTGTTGCGAAGAACATTTCAGAGGGCACGTCTGTCTTCTCCAAGCATCATATTCTTTGATGAGGCTGATGCAATCGCCCCTAAAAG AACTGGTCCTAGTGGGGACAGTGGCAATGCCACAGTAGGAGAAAGACTCCTATCAACTTTGTTGACTGAAATGGATGGTTTAGAACTGGCTACG GGGATTATTGTTTTGGCTGCTACTAATCGTCCCAAGGCGATCGATGCGGCTCTTCTCCGTCCTGGGCGTTTTGATATG GTGTTGTACGTTCCACCGCCAGATGCGCAAGGCAGGCATGAGATACTACGCATCCATACACGGAAGATGAAGTTGGGGGAGGATGTGGACCTTGGGGAGATAGCGGAGCGCACCGAGCTGTTCACCGGTGCTGATCTCGAAGGCCTGTGCAGGGAAGCAGGAATGGCGGCACTGAGGGAAGACCTGTCAGCCAGTTCAATACACAAGGCTCACTTTGAGGCTGCAATAAGGTCGCTAAGGCCATCGCTGACGAAAGCAGAAGTTGATGAGTACGCAGCTGCTGCCATCCACGGCCCATCAGCAGAAAACATTAGAATATGA